The Bradyrhizobium sp. WBAH42 genome includes a window with the following:
- a CDS encoding HugZ family protein: MQPTPDFDPARLARSLLRRSRQGALATLMTGSGDPYCSLVNLASHPDGSPILLISRLAVHTRNILADCRVSLMLDERVAGDPLEGARIMLSGRAEEANSDKDLLQRRYLSAHPSAEGFVSFKDFSFFRIRPTGTHLVAGFGRIVDLKPEQFLTDLTGAEDLLAAEASAVEHMNADHRDALNLYATKLLGAAEGDWRCTGCDPEGLDMQDGQAALRLDFPERVTDGTGLRKMLVRLAGEARTRMDQGATA, encoded by the coding sequence ATGCAACCGACCCCCGATTTCGACCCCGCAAGGCTCGCCAGATCGCTGCTGAGGCGGTCCCGGCAGGGGGCCTTGGCGACGCTGATGACCGGCAGCGGCGATCCCTATTGTTCCCTGGTCAATCTCGCCAGTCATCCCGACGGCTCGCCGATCCTGTTGATCTCGCGCCTTGCCGTGCATACCAGGAACATCCTCGCGGACTGCAGGGTCTCGCTGATGCTGGACGAGCGCGTGGCCGGCGATCCCCTGGAAGGCGCCCGGATCATGCTGTCGGGCCGAGCCGAGGAGGCCAATTCCGACAAGGATCTGCTCCAGCGACGGTATCTCAGTGCCCATCCCTCGGCGGAAGGCTTTGTTTCCTTTAAGGATTTCTCCTTCTTCCGGATCCGGCCCACGGGAACCCATCTGGTCGCCGGCTTCGGCCGGATCGTCGACCTCAAGCCCGAGCAATTCCTGACCGACCTCACCGGCGCCGAGGACCTGCTGGCGGCGGAGGCGAGCGCCGTCGAGCACATGAACGCAGACCATCGCGATGCCCTGAATCTCTACGCAACGAAGCTGCTCGGCGCCGCCGAGGGCGACTGGCGCTGTACTGGCTGTGACCCTGAAGGCCTCGACATGCAAGACGGGCAAGCCGCGCTGCGGCTGGACTTCCCGGAACGGGTGACGGATGGCACGGGCCTGCGCAAGATGCTGGTCCGCCTCGCTGGCGAGGCGCGCACGAGGATGGACCAGGGCGCAACCGCTTGA
- a CDS encoding PTS sugar transporter subunit IIA — MIGLVLVTHGRLADEFKAALEHVMGPQKQIEAITIGAEDDSDLCRSDIIEAVNRVDSGDGVAILTDMFGGTPSNLAISCMSRPKVEVLAGINLPMLVKLAKVREERPLPDAIAMAQEAGRKYVTIASRVLAGK; from the coding sequence ATGATTGGTCTAGTACTTGTGACCCACGGGCGCCTTGCCGACGAATTCAAGGCGGCGCTTGAGCATGTCATGGGCCCACAAAAGCAAATCGAAGCGATCACGATCGGCGCCGAGGATGATTCCGATCTCTGCCGAAGCGACATCATCGAGGCGGTCAACCGCGTCGATTCCGGCGACGGCGTTGCGATCCTCACCGACATGTTCGGCGGCACGCCGTCGAACCTGGCAATATCCTGCATGAGCCGGCCCAAGGTCGAAGTGCTCGCGGGCATCAACCTGCCCATGCTGGTGAAGCTCGCCAAGGTGCGCGAGGAGCGACCGCTGCCCGACGCGATCGCGATGGCGCAGGAAGCCGGCCGCAAATACGTCACCATCGCCAGCCGCGTGCTCGCAGGCAAATGA
- a CDS encoding sensor histidine kinase, translating into MLDRTQPEPNQSAGDLASDGVQEHVADDKPQGFRPLNWLKRAGQFFFALSFSSLTRRIVSLNLAGLVALVASILYLSQFRAGLIDARAQSLLVQAEIIAGAIAASATVQTNAITIDPDRLLDLKPGETYGGSDEYSPLDFPINPERVAPVLRTLISPTKTRARIYDPNGSLLLDSRNLENVLRFPLPPPAEQPGIIERGKVAVRTWLNRGDLPLYRELGPENGNGYAEVGDALQGQKRSMVRVNARGEVIVSVAVPVLRSRAIHGALMLSTQGDDIDQMVTAERLAILKVGGVAAAVMIMLSLLLASTIAGPVRRLADSAERVRRRIKARIEIPDFTRRRDEIGHLSGALRDMTSALYSRIEAIEMFAADVAHELKNPLTSLRSAVETLPLARNENSRARLLEVIEHDVKRLDRLISDISDASRLDAELQRQDAIPVDLRRLLTTLVSVANETKLGHDVAVETRFEGRSPTDTFAVSGHDSRLGQVVSNLLSNAQSFSERGSKVRLTCRRVRSEIEIVVDDDGPGIREDALERIFERFYTDRPHQGFGQNSGLGLSISKQIVDAHGGRIWAENRPGPPDADGTPTIAGARFVVRLPAL; encoded by the coding sequence TTGCTTGACCGAACGCAGCCTGAGCCTAACCAGAGCGCCGGGGATCTCGCATCCGACGGCGTTCAGGAGCACGTTGCCGACGACAAGCCGCAAGGCTTCCGGCCGCTGAACTGGCTGAAACGCGCCGGGCAGTTCTTCTTCGCGCTGTCCTTCTCGAGCCTCACCCGCCGCATCGTCTCGCTCAACCTCGCCGGCCTCGTCGCGCTGGTGGCGAGCATCCTGTACCTGTCGCAATTCCGTGCCGGCCTGATCGACGCGCGCGCCCAGAGCCTCCTGGTCCAGGCCGAGATCATCGCCGGCGCGATCGCGGCCTCCGCCACGGTGCAGACCAACGCCATCACCATCGATCCCGATCGGCTGCTCGACCTCAAGCCGGGCGAGACCTATGGCGGCTCGGACGAGTATTCGCCGCTGGACTTCCCGATCAATCCGGAGCGCGTCGCGCCGGTGCTGCGCACCCTGATCTCGCCGACCAAGACGCGCGCCCGCATCTACGATCCCAACGGCAGCCTGCTGCTCGACAGCCGCAACCTCGAAAACGTGCTGCGCTTTCCGCTGCCGCCACCGGCCGAGCAACCCGGCATCATCGAGCGCGGCAAGGTCGCGGTGCGCACCTGGCTGAACCGTGGCGACCTGCCGCTCTATCGCGAGCTCGGGCCCGAGAACGGCAATGGCTATGCCGAAGTGGGCGACGCCCTGCAGGGCCAGAAGCGCTCGATGGTGCGGGTCAATGCACGCGGCGAGGTGATCGTCTCGGTCGCGGTCCCCGTGCTGCGCTCGCGCGCGATCCACGGCGCCTTGATGCTGTCGACGCAAGGCGACGACATCGACCAGATGGTCACCGCCGAGCGCCTCGCCATCCTGAAGGTCGGCGGCGTCGCCGCCGCCGTCATGATCATGCTGTCGCTCCTGCTGGCGAGCACGATCGCGGGTCCCGTGCGCCGGCTCGCCGACAGCGCCGAGCGCGTCCGCCGCCGCATCAAGGCCCGCATCGAAATCCCCGATTTCACCCGCCGCCGCGACGAGATCGGCCACCTCTCCGGCGCGCTGCGCGACATGACCAGCGCGCTCTACAGCCGCATCGAGGCGATCGAGATGTTCGCCGCCGACGTTGCCCATGAATTGAAGAACCCGCTGACCTCGCTGCGCTCGGCGGTCGAGACGCTGCCGCTGGCGCGCAACGAGAACAGCCGCGCGCGCCTGCTCGAGGTGATCGAGCACGACGTCAAGCGGCTCGACCGGCTGATCTCGGACATCTCCGACGCCAGCCGTCTCGATGCCGAGCTGCAGCGCCAGGATGCGATCCCGGTCGATTTGCGCCGCCTGCTGACCACGCTGGTGTCCGTCGCCAATGAAACCAAGCTCGGCCACGACGTCGCGGTCGAGACACGCTTCGAGGGCCGCAGCCCGACCGACACCTTTGCCGTGAGCGGCCACGATTCCCGGCTCGGGCAGGTCGTCTCCAACCTGCTCTCCAACGCGCAATCCTTCTCCGAACGCGGCAGCAAGGTGCGCCTCACCTGCCGGCGCGTGCGCTCCGAGATCGAGATCGTGGTCGACGACGACGGCCCCGGCATTCGCGAGGACGCGCTGGAGCGCATCTTCGAGCGCTTCTATACCGACCGTCCGCATCAGGGCTTCGGCCAGAATTCCGGCCTCGGCCTGTCGATCTCCAAGCAGATCGTCGACGCTCATGGCGGACGGATCTGGGCAGAGAACCGCCCTGGCCCGCCGGACGCCGACGGCACTCCGACAATTGCCGGCGCGCGCTTCGTGGTGAGGCTGCCGGCGCTATGA
- a CDS encoding HPr family phosphocarrier protein — translation MSEEAPQAATGVPAGAISKDLLIINKRGLHARASAKFVQAVERFDAQVWVTRGGETVGGTSIMGLMMLAAGPGTTITVAAAGTDAEAALAAITELVESKFNEEGV, via the coding sequence ATGAGCGAGGAGGCGCCACAAGCCGCGACCGGCGTGCCCGCGGGCGCGATCTCCAAGGATCTCCTGATCATCAACAAGCGCGGCCTGCATGCGCGCGCCTCGGCGAAGTTCGTCCAGGCGGTCGAGCGCTTCGACGCGCAGGTGTGGGTGACGCGCGGCGGCGAGACAGTCGGCGGCACCTCGATCATGGGCCTGATGATGCTCGCCGCGGGGCCCGGCACGACGATCACGGTGGCGGCGGCAGGGACCGACGCCGAAGCCGCGCTGGCGGCGATCACGGAGCTCGTGGAGAGCAAGTTCAACGAGGAAGGGGTCTGA
- a CDS encoding CHAT domain-containing tetratricopeptide repeat protein: MTRRRLAWTAGLALAITTLLATPALAQKGDLAAQGARINALNQAGKYAEALPLAQAMVASLEKGNDGRELSAALNNLGQVYAGQGRDDLAEPVYKRAIALMEKSLGLDTALISPELTNLAALYQRQGRFTEAEPLFKRALAVSEKSLSREHPDVGRALNNLATLYVKQERFADAEPLFRRALAIYQKAAGPEHPAVATVLNNIGQVERDLDRDADAEAPIKRSLAIREKVLGPDHPDVARSLNNLAGLYQHQQRYADAEPLYRRALAIRESALGPDHPDVATSTSNLADFLQATGRTADALPLAQRTLAANRVQLRVVLPILFAARQQSLLASEKALDDALGAIQRGSQSSAASAVNKLAVRLAAGSDRLAELVRKDQDLAAESEALDKAIIAAVSKPSAQRDVAAEQRSRARIAAIASARSGLQETLAVEFPDYSLLSNPLPLTVKDIQPLLASDEAMVVYSVVDRRSYVVAITRERVDWKEIPLEADAITQKVTAFRRGLDVGKARDASGKSGLFDLGLANELYVALLGPVEALTKDKRNLLVVPSAALTALPFHLLVTEKPQAAIPDRLEGYRSAAWLLRRQAVSVLPSVISLKSLRAFARRDQSIKPMTGFGDPVFNPAAEGPADRRAASGKVAARSIATIAYADFWRGAGVDRARLAQALPQLPDTADELNAVARDVGAAEGDIHLGRDASETTLKRAALAQYGIIYFATHGLVAGDVKGLGEPSLALSIPDQPTELDDGLLTASEVAQLKLNADWVVLSACNTIAGDKPGAEALSGLARSFFYAGARALLVSHWAVDSEAATRLTTSTFELLKNEPKLGRAEALRRAMLAYLDDASSPRNAYPAMWGPFALIGEGEVR; this comes from the coding sequence ATGACGCGTCGACGTTTGGCATGGACTGCGGGTCTGGCGCTCGCCATCACCACCCTGCTGGCTACCCCGGCCCTCGCCCAAAAGGGCGACCTCGCCGCACAGGGGGCGCGGATCAACGCGCTCAACCAGGCCGGCAAATATGCGGAAGCGCTGCCCCTGGCGCAGGCCATGGTCGCGAGCCTGGAGAAGGGCAATGACGGGCGCGAGCTCTCTGCGGCGCTCAACAATCTCGGCCAGGTCTATGCCGGGCAGGGCCGCGACGATCTGGCCGAGCCGGTCTACAAGCGCGCGATCGCGCTGATGGAAAAGTCGCTCGGCCTCGACACCGCCTTGATCTCGCCCGAACTGACCAATCTCGCCGCGCTGTATCAGCGGCAGGGCCGCTTCACTGAAGCCGAGCCGCTGTTCAAGCGCGCGCTCGCCGTCAGCGAAAAGAGCCTGTCGCGCGAGCATCCAGATGTCGGCCGGGCCCTCAACAATCTCGCCACGCTCTATGTGAAGCAGGAGCGCTTTGCCGATGCCGAGCCGCTGTTCCGGCGTGCGCTCGCGATCTATCAGAAGGCCGCAGGTCCCGAGCATCCCGCGGTCGCCACGGTCCTGAACAACATCGGACAGGTCGAGCGCGACCTCGACCGCGACGCCGATGCCGAAGCGCCGATCAAGCGCTCGCTCGCAATCCGTGAAAAGGTGCTGGGGCCGGACCACCCCGACGTCGCGCGCTCGCTCAACAATCTCGCCGGGCTCTACCAGCACCAGCAGCGTTATGCCGATGCCGAGCCGCTGTATCGCCGCGCGCTGGCGATCCGCGAGAGTGCGCTCGGGCCCGATCACCCCGATGTCGCGACCTCGACGAGCAATCTCGCCGATTTCCTGCAGGCGACGGGACGGACGGCGGACGCCTTGCCGTTGGCGCAGAGGACGCTCGCGGCCAACCGTGTGCAGCTGCGTGTCGTGTTGCCGATCCTGTTCGCGGCGAGGCAGCAATCGCTGCTCGCGAGCGAGAAGGCGCTCGACGACGCCCTCGGTGCGATCCAGCGCGGCTCGCAATCCTCTGCTGCTTCCGCCGTGAACAAGCTCGCGGTGCGGCTCGCCGCCGGCAGCGACCGGCTCGCCGAGCTCGTGCGCAAGGATCAGGATCTCGCGGCCGAGTCCGAAGCGCTCGACAAGGCGATCATCGCTGCGGTGTCGAAGCCATCGGCCCAGCGTGACGTCGCGGCCGAGCAGCGCAGCCGCGCGCGGATCGCGGCGATCGCGAGCGCGCGTAGCGGATTGCAGGAGACGCTCGCGGTCGAGTTTCCCGACTATTCCTTGCTTTCCAACCCGCTGCCGCTGACCGTGAAGGACATCCAGCCGCTGCTGGCCTCCGACGAGGCGATGGTGGTCTATTCCGTCGTCGACAGGCGGAGCTATGTCGTCGCGATCACGCGCGAGCGCGTCGATTGGAAGGAGATTCCGCTCGAAGCGGACGCGATCACGCAGAAAGTCACCGCCTTCCGCAGGGGGCTCGATGTCGGCAAGGCGCGCGATGCCTCCGGCAAATCGGGATTGTTCGATCTCGGGCTCGCCAACGAGCTCTATGTCGCGCTGCTCGGCCCGGTCGAGGCGCTGACCAAGGACAAGCGCAACCTGCTGGTGGTGCCGTCGGCGGCACTGACCGCATTGCCGTTTCATCTGCTGGTCACGGAGAAGCCGCAGGCTGCGATCCCGGACCGGCTCGAGGGCTACCGCAGTGCTGCCTGGCTGCTGCGGCGCCAGGCCGTCTCGGTGCTGCCGTCGGTGATCAGCCTGAAATCGCTGCGCGCTTTTGCCCGCAGGGATCAGAGCATCAAGCCGATGACCGGTTTCGGCGATCCCGTGTTCAACCCTGCGGCCGAAGGGCCTGCCGACCGGCGCGCCGCGAGCGGCAAGGTCGCCGCACGCAGCATTGCGACGATCGCCTATGCCGACTTCTGGCGCGGCGCCGGCGTGGATCGTGCGCGGCTGGCCCAGGCACTGCCGCAACTGCCCGATACGGCCGATGAATTGAACGCGGTGGCGAGGGACGTCGGCGCGGCTGAGGGCGATATTCATCTCGGCCGCGACGCCAGCGAAACGACGCTCAAGCGTGCAGCGCTTGCCCAATACGGCATCATCTACTTTGCCACCCACGGCCTCGTTGCCGGCGACGTCAAGGGATTGGGGGAGCCCTCGCTTGCGCTCTCCATCCCCGACCAGCCGACGGAGCTCGACGATGGTCTTCTCACCGCGAGCGAAGTGGCCCAGCTCAAACTCAATGCCGATTGGGTTGTGCTATCCGCCTGCAACACCATCGCGGGCGACAAGCCCGGTGCCGAAGCGTTGTCGGGATTGGCGCGCTCGTTCTTCTACGCAGGCGCCCGCGCGCTCTTGGTGTCGCATTGGGCCGTGGATTCGGAGGCTGCGACCCGCTTGACCACATCGACCTTCGAGCTACTCAAGAACGAACCGAAGCTCGGTCGTGCCGAAGCTTTGCGCCGCGCGATGTTAGCCTATCTCGATGATGCCTCGTCGCCACGCAACGCTTATCCCGCGATGTGGGGGCCGTTCGCGCTGATCGGCGAGGGTGAGGTAAGATAG
- a CDS encoding phosphoenolpyruvate carboxykinase encodes MQETGVRNGAFGADKFGLKNLKQVHWNLGAPQLYQYSLAAGEAVLSADGALCADTGEFTGRSPKDKFTVRDAATDKKMWWAGNQSITAEQFETLYQDFLKHAEGQRLFAQDLYGGADPAYRIKTRVFTELAWHSLFIRTLLIRPEAIELSTFVPELTIIDMPSFRADPKRHGCRSENVVAIDFTRKIVLIGGSYYAGEMKKSVFTTLNYYLPERGVMPMHCSANVGAKGDTAIFFGLSGTGKTTLSADPNRTLIGDDEHGWGPNGVFNFEGGCYAKCIKLSKEAEPEIYAASTRFGAVLENCVLDEDTRVVDFDDGSKTENTRSAYPLDFIPNASRTGRAPQPKNVVMLAADAFGVLPPIAKLSPAQAMYHFLSGYTAKVAGTERGLGNEPQPEFSTCFGSPFLPLDPSVYGNMLRDLIAQHNVDCWLVNTGWTGGKYGVGSRMPIKVTRALLTAALDGSLRNVEFRTDKYFGFAVPTALPGVPAEILNPVNTWKDKDEFDKTARALVGMFQKNFAKFEAQVDAEVRAAAPDVKLAAE; translated from the coding sequence GTGCAAGAGACGGGCGTGCGCAACGGTGCCTTCGGCGCTGACAAATTCGGCTTAAAGAATCTCAAGCAGGTTCACTGGAACCTGGGTGCGCCGCAACTCTATCAATACTCGCTCGCAGCGGGCGAGGCGGTGCTCTCCGCCGATGGCGCACTCTGCGCTGACACCGGCGAGTTCACCGGGCGCAGCCCGAAGGACAAGTTCACGGTGCGCGACGCCGCCACCGACAAGAAGATGTGGTGGGCCGGCAACCAGTCGATCACCGCAGAGCAGTTCGAGACGCTCTATCAGGACTTCCTCAAGCACGCCGAAGGCCAGCGCCTGTTCGCGCAGGACCTCTATGGCGGCGCCGACCCGGCCTACCGGATCAAGACGCGCGTCTTCACCGAGCTTGCCTGGCACTCGCTCTTCATCCGCACGCTGCTGATCCGCCCCGAGGCGATCGAGCTGTCGACCTTCGTGCCGGAGCTCACCATCATCGACATGCCGAGCTTCCGCGCCGATCCCAAACGCCACGGCTGCCGCTCGGAGAACGTCGTCGCGATCGATTTCACCCGCAAGATCGTCCTGATCGGCGGGTCTTATTATGCCGGCGAGATGAAGAAGTCGGTGTTCACGACGCTGAACTATTATCTGCCCGAGCGCGGCGTGATGCCGATGCACTGCTCGGCGAATGTCGGCGCCAAGGGCGATACCGCGATTTTCTTCGGCCTGTCGGGCACCGGCAAGACGACGCTGTCGGCCGATCCCAACCGCACGCTGATCGGCGACGACGAGCACGGCTGGGGCCCGAACGGTGTCTTCAATTTCGAAGGCGGCTGCTACGCCAAGTGCATCAAACTCTCGAAGGAAGCCGAGCCCGAGATCTATGCCGCCTCGACTCGCTTCGGCGCGGTGCTCGAGAACTGCGTGCTCGACGAGGACACGCGCGTGGTCGATTTCGACGACGGCTCCAAGACCGAGAACACGCGTTCGGCCTATCCGCTCGACTTCATCCCGAACGCTTCGCGCACCGGCCGCGCGCCGCAGCCGAAGAACGTGGTGATGCTGGCTGCCGACGCCTTCGGCGTGCTGCCGCCGATCGCAAAACTCTCGCCGGCGCAAGCGATGTATCACTTCCTGTCCGGCTACACCGCCAAGGTCGCCGGCACCGAGCGCGGTCTCGGCAACGAGCCGCAGCCGGAATTCTCGACCTGCTTCGGCTCGCCCTTCCTGCCGCTCGACCCCAGCGTCTACGGCAACATGCTGCGCGACCTCATCGCCCAGCACAATGTCGATTGCTGGTTGGTGAATACGGGCTGGACCGGCGGCAAGTATGGCGTCGGCTCGCGCATGCCGATCAAGGTGACGCGCGCGCTGCTCACCGCCGCGCTCGACGGTTCGCTTCGCAACGTCGAATTCCGCACCGACAAATATTTCGGCTTCGCGGTCCCGACCGCGCTGCCGGGCGTGCCGGCCGAGATCCTCAACCCGGTCAACACCTGGAAGGACAAGGACGAGTTCGACAAGACCGCCCGCGCGCTGGTCGGCATGTTCCAGAAGAATTTTGCCAAGTTCGAAGCCCAGGTCGACGCCGAGGTGCGCGCAGCCGCGCCGGATGTGAAGCTGGCGGCGGAGTAA
- a CDS encoding response regulator transcription factor, which yields MPTIALVDDDRNILTSVSIALEAEGYRIMTYTDGASALDGFRTTQPDLAILDIKMPRMDGMETLRRLRQKSDLPVIFLTSKDEEIDELFGLKMGADDFIRKPFSQRLLVERVKAVLRRSAPKDPTVAPKENDAKALDRGLLRMDPERHTCTWKNEPVTLTVTEFLILQALATRPGVVKSRNALMDAAYDDQVYVDDRTIDSHIKRLRKKFKVVDNEFEMIETLYGVGYRFKEA from the coding sequence ATGCCCACAATCGCTTTGGTCGACGACGACCGCAACATTCTCACATCCGTCTCGATCGCGCTGGAAGCCGAAGGCTACCGTATCATGACCTACACCGACGGTGCCTCCGCACTCGACGGTTTCCGGACCACCCAGCCCGATCTCGCCATCCTCGACATCAAGATGCCGCGCATGGACGGCATGGAGACGCTCCGCCGTCTCAGGCAGAAGTCCGACCTGCCGGTGATCTTCCTCACCTCCAAGGACGAGGAGATCGACGAGCTGTTCGGCCTCAAGATGGGCGCCGACGATTTCATCCGCAAACCGTTTTCGCAGCGTCTGCTGGTCGAGCGCGTCAAGGCGGTGCTGCGCCGCTCGGCGCCGAAGGACCCGACCGTCGCGCCGAAAGAGAACGACGCCAAGGCGCTCGACCGCGGCCTTCTGCGCATGGATCCGGAACGCCATACCTGCACCTGGAAGAACGAGCCGGTGACGCTCACCGTCACCGAATTCCTGATCCTGCAGGCGCTCGCGACTCGGCCCGGCGTGGTGAAGAGCCGCAACGCGCTGATGGACGCCGCCTATGACGACCAGGTCTATGTCGACGACCGCACCATCGACAGCCACATCAAGCGGCTGCGCAAGAAGTTCAAGGTGGTCGACAACGAGTTCGAGATGATCGAGACGCTCTACGGCGTCGGCTACCGTTTCAAGGAAGCCTGA
- a CDS encoding glycosyltransferase family 39 protein: MSTTSLPSSRTRAKTRLSYDRFRAFLVACAVRPEARLWLVIQFALLHAVLWTFILINLKAAQDVHMDVAEAWGWGQKFLWGYGKHPPLSGWVAGLWFAVFPAADWATYALAMAMVSIGMVLCWLIALRVVDARRAFLVAAMIALYPIFNFKGFKYNPDLLQLVTLPLLVLAYLNAFEKRSWQSGILLGLAGALALMTKYWVLTMIGAIGLAALIHPNRLRFLSSPAPWVAIATMVAAMIPHIVWLADAHFVPLTYAGDTYSLQDKSQVHQLVAGYVLHNFALLALPVALAALAMALVPPWVKLLLGAPLRIVTRAWSRGANAGVNVSQALNVWIIQLIVAFGPPLGALVFSIYMKTDWGISLFFLVPLALVAIPTLRVQSAALFNIAAIWLVLSAATLAASPLIAAREMEANAGNTATYGARSELARKLTQEWHMRFASRWAVVAGTMESIQPMVFYSPDHPAAFTPNEPWSSGLTSLDDVKRYGFIGVFDPTDGRLPGFEKWVSEVAPNAERMVMSTRRFTSGKAGPSMSWNVYIAPPGK, translated from the coding sequence ATGTCCACGACCTCTCTTCCCTCCTCCAGAACGCGGGCAAAGACCCGCTTGAGTTACGACCGCTTCCGGGCCTTCCTGGTTGCCTGCGCGGTCCGCCCCGAGGCGCGCCTGTGGCTGGTGATCCAATTCGCCCTCCTGCATGCGGTGCTCTGGACCTTCATCCTGATCAATCTGAAGGCGGCGCAGGACGTTCACATGGACGTCGCAGAAGCCTGGGGCTGGGGCCAGAAATTCCTCTGGGGCTATGGCAAGCACCCGCCGCTGTCGGGCTGGGTGGCCGGCCTCTGGTTCGCGGTGTTCCCGGCGGCGGATTGGGCGACCTATGCGCTGGCGATGGCAATGGTGAGCATCGGCATGGTGCTCTGCTGGCTGATCGCCTTGCGCGTGGTCGATGCGCGCCGCGCGTTCCTGGTCGCGGCGATGATCGCGCTCTACCCGATCTTCAATTTCAAGGGCTTCAAGTACAATCCGGACCTGCTCCAGCTCGTCACGCTGCCGCTCCTGGTGCTCGCTTATCTCAACGCATTCGAGAAGCGGAGCTGGCAATCCGGAATCCTGCTCGGGCTTGCCGGCGCGCTGGCGCTGATGACCAAATATTGGGTGCTGACCATGATCGGCGCGATCGGGCTCGCCGCGCTGATCCATCCCAACCGGTTGCGCTTCCTGTCGTCGCCCGCGCCGTGGGTCGCGATCGCCACGATGGTGGCGGCGATGATCCCGCACATCGTCTGGCTGGCGGATGCGCATTTCGTGCCGCTGACCTATGCCGGCGACACCTACAGCCTGCAGGACAAGAGCCAGGTGCATCAGCTCGTCGCGGGCTATGTGCTGCACAATTTCGCGCTGCTGGCCTTGCCGGTGGCGCTCGCGGCACTCGCCATGGCGCTGGTGCCGCCTTGGGTCAAATTGCTGCTGGGGGCGCCCTTGCGCATCGTCACGCGCGCCTGGTCGCGCGGCGCCAATGCGGGCGTCAATGTCTCGCAGGCGCTGAACGTCTGGATCATCCAGCTCATCGTCGCCTTCGGCCCGCCGCTCGGCGCGCTGGTGTTCAGCATCTACATGAAGACCGATTGGGGCATCTCGCTGTTCTTCCTGGTCCCGCTCGCGCTGGTCGCGATCCCGACGCTGCGCGTGCAGAGCGCCGCGCTGTTCAACATCGCGGCGATCTGGCTCGTGCTCAGCGCCGCGACGCTTGCGGCCTCGCCCCTCATCGCCGCGCGCGAGATGGAGGCCAATGCCGGCAACACCGCAACCTACGGCGCGCGCTCGGAGCTGGCGCGCAAGCTGACTCAGGAATGGCACATGCGCTTTGCCTCGCGCTGGGCGGTCGTTGCCGGCACCATGGAGTCGATCCAGCCGATGGTGTTCTACAGCCCGGATCACCCCGCAGCGTTCACGCCGAACGAGCCGTGGAGCTCGGGTCTGACGTCGCTCGACGACGTCAAGCGATACGGCTTCATCGGCGTGTTCGATCCGACCGATGGCCGCCTGCCTGGATTCGAGAAATGGGTGTCGGAGGTTGCGCCGAACGCCGAGCGCATGGTGATGAGCACGCGCCGCTTCACGAGCGGCAAGGCCGGCCCATCGATGAGCTGGAACGTCTACATCGCGCCGCCGGGGAAATAG
- a CDS encoding HPr kinase/phosphorylase, translating to MSDGGPSVHASAVKVGTLAVLIRGPSGSGKSRLAFDLIMAGRSGVVESAVLVGDDRVHLATLGHEIEVRPAPRLAGLIEIRGLGIRRCDFVEHATVGLVVDLAAADAERLPPAEALKTSIFGVEIPRIPVARDYSPLPLVVAALTTTKSSSSVNPSGDCLKGNGNHMNPTIATE from the coding sequence ATGAGTGACGGCGGGCCCAGCGTTCACGCCTCCGCCGTCAAGGTCGGGACACTCGCCGTGCTGATCCGCGGGCCCTCGGGGTCCGGCAAGTCGCGGCTTGCCTTCGATCTGATCATGGCCGGACGCTCAGGCGTTGTGGAAAGCGCCGTTCTGGTCGGCGATGACCGTGTCCATCTGGCGACACTCGGCCATGAAATTGAGGTCCGCCCCGCGCCTCGCCTGGCCGGCCTGATCGAGATCCGGGGCCTCGGAATCCGCCGCTGCGACTTCGTGGAGCATGCGACCGTCGGTCTCGTGGTCGATCTGGCCGCCGCGGACGCCGAGCGGCTGCCGCCGGCCGAAGCCCTGAAAACCAGCATTTTTGGTGTCGAAATACCGCGAATCCCCGTTGCCCGCGACTATTCGCCCCTTCCTCTGGTTGTTGCGGCCTTGACCACTACCAAGAGTTCATCTTCCGTTAACCCTTCAGGCGATTGTTTGAAGGGAAATGGTAACCATATGAACCCCACTATCGCGACCGAATAG